A part of Bacillus rossius redtenbacheri isolate Brsri chromosome 1, Brsri_v3, whole genome shotgun sequence genomic DNA contains:
- the LOC134528404 gene encoding major facilitator superfamily domain-containing protein 9-like → MNARYEKWIFTVAFMDLFAVSLVMPLMSTHLKSLGASHFLIGLFGSVYSGVQLFSGPVVGSWSDIRGRRVALLFTQLVCCLCYFSIGFVNALWVVFLLRVVIGLLKHTQSLCKALVADVVTPERQPAAGSRLASFSGMGFMVGPALGGVLFEREGGFTVVCSIVAALFLLSAGISCFLLPSGPAQQRRQEDGGAGGFMPAKHELVRAATELASVDWTRYWDVFAHKFLSSVAMMSFFMHCGLILTERYGTSQSWVGYTISFQGSVSVAAGFLLAWLDRFYARDERCNLRTLHGFAVLALSFALLGCAPNLGAFLAALVPLSAASSLLRLAGNEVVIRRTPPDKRGSLVGAGNSVASIARLISPLVAGVVYDTVGESGVFACSIASAVGGALLSCWLIRRENKQRKHR, encoded by the exons GATCTGTTCGCAGTCAGCCTCGTCATGCCGCTAATGTCCACCCACCTTAAGTCCCTCGGGGCGTCGCACTTCCTCATTGGCCTGTTTGGGTCCGTGTACTCGGGCGTGCAACTGTTTTCCGGCCCAGTCGTG GGCAGCTGGAGCGACATCAGAGGCAGACGCGTCGCGCTGCTGTTCACGCAGCTTGTCTGCTGTCTCTGCTACTTCTCCATTGGGTTCGTCAACGCCCTGTGGGTTGTGTTCCTGCTGAGGGTCGTGATTG GCCTGCTGAAGCACACCCAGTCGCTGTGCAAGGCCCTGGTGGCTGACGTGGTGACCCCGGAGAGGCAGCCCGCGGCCGGCAGTCGCCTCGCCTCCTTCTCCGGCATGGGCTTCATGGTGGGCCCGGCGCTGGGCGGTGTGCTCTTCGAGCGGGAGGGCGGCTTCACCGTGGTGTGCAGCATCGTGGCCGCACTGTTCCTGCTCAGCGCAG GTATTTCGTGCTTCTTGCTGCCGAGTGGTCCCGCGCAGCAGCGCCGGCAGGAGGACGGCGGGGCGGGGGGCTTTATGCCGGCGAAGCACGAGCTGGTCCGGGCCGCGACGGAGCTGGCCAGCGTGGACTGGACCAGGTACTGGGACGTCTTCGCGCACAAGTTCCTGTCCAGCGTGGCGATGATGAGCTTCTTCATGCACTGCGGCCTCATCCTGACGGAGCGCTACGGGACGTCCCAGTCCTGGGTGGGGTACACCATCTCCTTCCAGGGGTCCGTCTCCGTCGCGGCCGGCTTCCTCCTGGCCTGGCTCGACCGCTTCTACGCCCGCGACGAGCGCTGCAACCTCCGCACGCTGCACGGCTTCGCGGTCCTCGCGCTGTCCTTCGCGCTCCTGGGCTGTGCCCCGAACCTGGGGGCGTTCCTGGCCGCGCTCGTGCCGCTCAGCGCCGCCTCGTCTCTCCTGCGGCTGGCGGGGAACGAGGTGGTGATACGGCGCACGCCGCCGGACAAGCGCGGGTCTCTCGTGGGGGCGGGAAACAGCGTCGCCTCCATCGCCAGGCTGATATCGCCCCTGGTTGCGGGGGTCGTTTACGACACCGTAGGGGAGTCGGGGGTGTTCGCTTGCAGCATTGCGAGTGCAGTGGGAGGGGCGCTGCTTTCTTGCTGGCTTATACGTCGGGAAAATAAACAACGCAAACACAGATga